tttattttatgggaGGGTCTAAATTTTGAACCATTTTCGTgttgaattttttttgtatttccaaTGTTTTTCAGATTGGAAATCCCAAAACTGCTTTTCCAGATctcataacttgggtaatttaaTTCCGATTTTAAAGTGTGATACCTATATGAGTTTgtgttgaattctctaatagtCTCTATTCAAATAGATTTTAATCCAATGTCAATGTTTTTTCAAAGATCCAGAGGGTTTCGGATGGGACtcgaaaattgtttttctggACGATTTTATTTGAGTTATTCGGTCTTTGTCCTTGATTAGTCATTAAGAATATTTCCTCCCGTAAAAAATAGCCACATTTTATTATGAAGTACGTGATTAACCTTTAGCTGCTATTATGAACCCACACGCtggtttttaattaagccACAAACCTGCATTCCacactgcgtatacgcaatgtcgCCGTGGGACAAGGAATTTTCTTATTCACTTCCCCGAGTATCCTTTCTCCTACCGCTCAGTTCATAACATTTTATGCGAGACTCATGATTTTTGTCTTTCGCTCTTTTTGTTGACTTGTTTACAAGCGCCCATGACAAATAACGATGAGTCGCTGCCTTTTATGAATGTGAATGCTGTGTGGGTGGTTGGTGGGTTGTGGAAGATGTGCCATAAAAGCCTAAACGTCTGCGTAGGAGGCGTTAGATTTAagatgattttttttttatatgacCAAATCGTGTTATGACAACGCTTACATGCTGTTATCTCACAAAAATTGGGGTGGGTTTTTGGGAAAAGTTGAGGTTTACCCCAAGTGGATGGATTGCTGTAGGTGTTTGATTCAAGAAACTGATACTAATGGTCAAGGGTTTTACGAACTATTTATTACACATCTTTTAAACTTTCTGCTTATGGGCAACCTAGTTTATCTTAATGGAAACTAAACtagattttaataatttattttaaaaaagcatAAATACCTATTAAAATTGAACTATCACTTCGCATAAATCATTGAATAAATAgctgtggaaaatatttatttaaagcccAACAAAGTTTACAGTTCACTGAACTCAAAACGGAAAGCCGAACTAACAGTTAAGTGCATTTCACCCCTTCCtcgacttaaaaaataaaactcagTACGCTTTAGTTGAGTTTAGTTGCGTTTGCCCCTAACTGGCCATAACATTTGATTATGTTTTCATAAAAACTAGTAAAACATTTTTCCGGCTTTTCCATACCCATTTATTTTGCATAAGCTTTTATGCAATTTTTCCCGAActgtaaataatttaaaagcaGCAATTTTCGCAATCAAATTTTCTCTACATCCAGATGCCATTTAATGAAACACAGCTCAGAAAGGCAAGAACTTCTGGGTTAAGCAACACGGAGTGAAATTCCCGCGGGAaacataaaatacattttacataATTGGATGGAATTGCACATTAATGTGAGCCAGGAAAAGTTTCATAAGCTAGCCCCTTTTCAGCCCTCGAAAATGCAAACGAGGGAAAGCGTTTTCGGAATGGCAATTTGATATACCAGCATGTGTCGGGTGCTTCGAAACTGTCTCTCCTTCAACTGCAACGCATTGAGATTTGATAATTGTTAGTTATGTCTCTGGTTATCGTTGCATGTCGAGAGTTCTCCAGAAGTTTCACCTGTATCTGCCCATTAAATTCCCTTCGTGGGGCCATTACTTGGGGAATTCCTACCTGTAATTAGTTTTAAGTGTTGTTTATGCCCAAAAACTTTCACTATTAAATTGTAACGCTGCTGCAGTCTTGGCAAAGATTGTGCATACTTAGTATGTGGTACATTTATGAGCTTCTAAAGTGTTTTGGCCCTTGGCCCAGTAAGGGTTACATTGCCTTGAgggaattattttaaataaaatgaaggtGACTCTACTGAaaacagtttttaaattagtatCTTCAATATGAGTAAttaaaatcacattttttttctaactTAAAATACGTATATAACTATTTTCGTAATATATTAGCTATTTTTGCTTCCAACTTGTTGGGTTTTGCCTGTTGCCCAACTTTTTTGGCACCGCATTTCCTTTGGCTTTAGTTCAACTAAGTCTGGCTAGGCAAATCTATCCGAAATTGTTCTTTTATTACCCTATTTGGCAACGACATTCAGTTTCCGACGACGCCCAGCCAATCGACATTTAATTTATGAgcatttaattagaaaatcgCATTTAAAATCATCTAATCGTTTCGACTGTAGGGCAGAGTCTTATCTTCAACTAAATTCAATTTGTGTGACTTGTTGCTGGATTTTGTGGGCTCCTCTCCACGATTATCCCTGTGGACACGAGCTTAAATCCTTGTTTATCCCGGGTAGCTATCAAAGCGTTACAAATCACTCCAAGGAGCGCCTTCGCGCGTGTCTATCGATTGAGGAGCGACAAATGGAACGCATTAAGTTAACATTATTGCCAAACAATTTGCTGGAATTGTGTTCATTTTGTGTCGTTACTGTCGTTGCTACTCACATACATAACTTGCCGTGGTTTTTTTCACCGATTTgtccaacaacaacagccggAACAACAAAGCTAAACAACTTATCCTGGTGCTTGTTATATCTACCCCCTAAGATGTATATGTAAGTCCTGAATGCCACCTCACTCCCCCGGGATAATTCCCTGGCAATTGTGCTTTTATGTGGCCAACCCCAAATCTGATTAGGCGGACTTCGGAGGGTGTGAGCGCAGGGGCAAGAAGGGCAGTGGCAGTATCAAAGTACGATAAATGGCTGAAAGTTGTAAGCGAGCAGATATTATACGTGGCATTGTCAAGGGGAAATTGCTTTTAGCCTGTTGCTAAAAATCCAGTCCCAGTCCTGCCCTCCCTTGAGGGTCTTCCCTCGAAATCCTTTGGCCAGGAGGCTCTACAATCCAATCGTCTTGTTACCTGTCGGGGGAATCGACTATGCTAAGTGGTGAATTAtcttttttccccatttcgtTTGGCTCGCTTCGGTTTCGTTTTCACTTTCGTTTTGTTGCGACAAGTTACGGAAAAGGGTTTGCATGTAATTGATACGATAACTGGTTCAAAGTGTATGTCTTAAATGCTTAACACTGCAAAAAAGCGTTTGAAAAGCCCTAGAAGTGAGAGGCAAATAAAATTGGATAAACGACTCTCAATTACTGAGCATTTGTGCATTTACACAATTGATTTTGAGGGttagaaaagaaaactaaTGAAGTGAAGTATTGCTGTTCATTCTATTTTATTATAcatactatatatattatttaataatccaCATACAGACACCTTTCATTTGGCATAGCTGTGCACTGAAGAAGCTTATCATCGAAGACCATTCCCTCCTCGCATAGTACAGCATATGGAATGGGGTAATCACAAACGACATAGCGACTGCAATCTTTGGGATAGGCAAGAACAGTTCCTAAAGCTTGGCCACAACAAATATTGGGGGTGTACGGATCTAGAGTTGTTGGGGCTGGTACAGTTGTTGTTGTCGATTctgttgttgattttgtgGTTGTCGTTGGAGTTGTTGAAACTGTTGTTAATTCGGTAGTGGTTGTATCGGGTGTTGTTGAAACTGTAGTTGATTCTGTGGTAGTTGCCTTCGGAGTTGTTGAAACTGTTGTTGATTCGGTAGTGGTTGTATCGAGTGTTGTAGAAGCTGTAGTTGGTTCTGTGATAGTTGTCTTCGGAGTTGTTGAAACTGTTGTTGATTCCGTAGTCCGTGGTGTTGTTGAATCACTAGTAGTTGTTGAAAGCGTGGTTAATGGTGTAGTGGTAGTGATAGGCTCCTTAGTAGTCGAAGAATCTGTGGTCACAGTTGTCAGTCCTGGTGTGGTTACCTTTGGACTACAACCGGCTAATTGGGGATCCATGCAAAACAGATCAGTGGGACTGAACTCCATGCCGCTTGGACAGTCGTAGCCAACGGGTATCGGATGTTCACATTTAATAAACTTGCTGCAATTTTTGGGATACGGTACCAAAGAGCCGTCTGTCTTGCCTTCACAGATTCCCTCAGCAGGTTTCGTAGTAGTAGAAGAGGTGGTTGTTCCCAATTCAGTTGTGGAAGATTCTGGATCAGTAGTTGTAGAAGCTGTTGAAGGTTTTGTAGTAGTTACTGGGGATGTTTCTGTAGTCGATTCTGTTAATGTTTCTGTCGTTGACTCTGTCGATGATTCGGTGGATGATTCTGTTGATGATTCCGTTGTTGATTCCGTTGTTGATTGTGCTGTTGATTGTGTTGTTGATTCTGTTGTTGAATGCGTTGTTGATTCCGTTGATGACTGTGTCGACAATTCTGTCGTTGACTCAGTGGAATATATCGTTGTTGGCTCAGtggttgatatagtagatgaAGCCGTTGTTAGTTCAGAAGTTGTTGTACTCGTTTCCCCATCATGTGAAGTCGTTGTCGATTGCGATGGCTTAGCAGCGGTTGTAAACGAACAGTTAGCAAGAGAGGCATCCACACACTTGCCTTGCTCCACACTAAACTCATCTCCTTTGTCGCAATCGAAGGCCTCTGCAATGGGCCTATCGCACTTGATGTATTTTGAGCAATCGTTAGGATAGGCGACCAGGTCACCATCATTTACATCGTCACAGGGTCCTTTCTGAGGTGGTGGTCTTGTAACCGGTGCAGTTGTAGTGGGTTCAGTTGTAGTCGATGTGGTTGAAGTGTAATCCCATCGACAGGCATCGGATGGAACATCCGCTCCACATTTTTCAGAAATGGGATCGTAGTACTCCCCACAATTACAAACATCCGTCATGTAAATGTAATCATCCACACAACGTATGAACCATTGACAGTTATCCGGATATGGAAAGGTCTCCCGACTGCTATTTGTGCACATGGTCGGTTCCTGAGGTGGTCTTGTGTAGCCTGGTTCTGCCGTCGTTGTGCTCTGATCTCCCTCACAATCACTTTCCTCCCAACTATCGATGCATTTCTGTAACTTCGAACTGAAGAATGTATCATCGGGACAGAAGAAGGCTATTGGAATCGGTGCAACGCACACAATATACTTATTGCAATTCTTGGGATAAGCTATATTCTCATTCTCATTCCGACCCCCACAAATACCCCTGGTTGGAGACACAGTTGTGGTTGTCTTTTGAGTGGTTGAGGGTTCCAGAGTTGTGGTTTTGGGGGTGGTAGTTCTTTCTGTTGTCGTGGCctctgtggttgttgttgtggtggtgGCTTGCGAGGCCTTACAAGCATCGGGTGACACATTCGGTCCGCACTGACCTGTCGAAGGATCGAAGTAACTTGCATATATGCAAGGTGCCAAGGCCCACTTTCCATCTCCCAAGCAAAGGTAATACTTGCTGCAATCTTCGGTATAAGGAAATGAAGCTCCCATCTCCTGGCCTGCACAAAACTGATCGGGACCTAAAGTGGTGGCTTCCGTGGTGGTCGTCGTTGTTGTAGTGGTTCTTTGAGTGGTTGTGGTGGATTCAGTTGTTGGAATAGGAGTGGTTGTGCGATCTCCAAGGCACACAACATCTTTGGGATCATCGCATAGAAGCAGATCGGGATTAAAGAGGGTGGTAGGCGGACAATGGCCCATTGCCACTTGATTGCCTTTGCAAATCAGGTACTCGGAACAATTTCCGATGTAGGCGAATATAGTGCCATCAGGTTGATCCTTGCAGTCATTTGGATCCACATCAGAGGGAAGTCCAGCAGTAGTGGTTGAAATAATTTCAGTGGTTGTAGTAGATCTTTCTGTGGTTGTGGTTGTGGTTGATCCTTCGGTGGGTCGAGGAGAAGGCGTTGCAGTTATTGAGGGAGTGGTTGGTTTCTCGGTAGTTCTTGGAGTTGTAGGATATGGCGAGGGATCGCACGACACGGAATCGGGTGTATCGCAGATATGCAGCCAGGAATTAAAGAGCTTATCCGGCTGGCAGTAATCCAAGTCAGTGCAACCGTTCTTGCACCTCAAGTACCCACTGCAATTGTAGGGATACTCATAGAAACCATTTCCTTTGGGCACACAGTAATCTTCCTCTACACCCTCCGGAGTTGGGCCGCAAACCCCATCCTCTTCAGTGGTTGAAGTGCGTGGTATTTCTGTGGTGGTTGTGGGTAGAGGTCTCTCATCGCAATCCACTTCGTCGGGAGTATCGCAAATGCCCAGGATTATGTTAAAGAGCTTGTCTTCAATACAATAATTAAGCACGGGCCAACCGTGGGTACAGTTTATGTAGGCCTGGCAGTTGTAGGGATACGAATGGAGCGAGCCATCCTTGTAGTTACGACAGAAATCTTCTGAAACTCCGGGTGGTGCAGCTGGTGGATCCCAACTGGAAGTTGGAGAATAACTAGAGGGAGTAGACGAAGTACTGTCTGTGGTTATCTTATCGGTACTGGACGTTGGTTCCGGCGTTATTTTGGTGGTTCCATCGGTCGGCACTGGGGTCTCTATCGTGTAGTAAATACACTCCACTGCTTGGGGATAATTGCACTGCTGAGTCTTGTTATCCCACCAGAGACTTGCTGGACACAACTTCACCGTCGGGTATAGGCAATCGCACACCAGGAAGAGGCTACAATTATCCGGATAGGGAACCAAGGCCCCAAAGCTCTTGCCCTCGCACATCACCTGGTTTTCGTATCGCTGCTCATTGTTGCAGGTTTCATGGCGGGGTTCAATCTGCGCCAGGGCTAAGACATTTAGCTGCCAGCTCCAGAGCACGGCTATAGCCACCAGGAACCCCGGCAAGAGGTCGGAAATCGTTACTGAAATGAAAGATAAAAATGAATTACTCAATTTCAAGAtagttgtattaaaaaaaactgccTATGAATGTTGGAGGTTTTATGTATTTACATCGCAGAGAACTCTCTTTTcgcaacattttaaaattttttttgtaaaggtgtattaatataaattactaTTAATTTCTATGGTTTACCTTGCATAACAGATTTTCActctaatttaaattatttttctttaaagcaGTCTTTCCTCTTCGGCGATTAATTCCACACTGACTTCTTAACTGGGCCAACTGTCTTGTCTATAGCTAGAAGCCTCCTCTGATATGAAGTCGCCTGCTTATATTAATGACATATTGATTAGATTTAATAAGAAATTCTTTGaaattaataagaaaacgTACTGTTGGTTTATTATTATAACTCATCGCATGTGCCTAAAATGTGAATTTTCGTTATCTTTAtctattgaattatttagtttaagtGCCATATCAACACGAGCAGGTCGCGGCGTTGATGAATTGATTCCCGTAATATTCTATACTTTGTGATAAACCAATTACGTATGGAAGTCTTATCTTGACGTCATAGCTTGTTTTGTTTACAAAGGTAAATCTAAAAGAATTATTGCCGAAAGGTTTTTGGGGGCGTTCTTCGCGTTCTCATGGTATTTGAATATTTGCAGACACGTCTTTTTCCGAAAATGATTGTCATTTTATATTCCTTCATTTCGAAGGTAAATCATTTTATCCTGTTGGCGTGTGTTTTGTGTGCGCCATTTGCCAGTCTTATTGCTCTTGTTATTACACTTATTGCTCTTGTTCGAGTTCCTGCTTTTGTTGGGACTTTAATGAGGCAACGTGACCTTTCCGACACCGGGGTTCGTGTCGCACTTTATGATCTGCACTCGACGGGTAAattacacaaataaaaatgcgTGCATAAACATAAATGAAGCTAGAAGTTTAATGCGCAGCCGGCCATTAAAATTAAGCGACAAAACATGAGTGGCAAACAAAGAGggtgcataaaaaatgtaagcaaaaatttatatgtttttatttttaaatactaaaaatattcCAGTTTTATCTTAAAGAATGCGTGCTGCAGTTGCTTGGGGATTTTCAATTTGTGcggaaaagtatttttttaagcatCAAAGTCTAGAGGTTTTTTGCGCTTCTTTTTCGCTACCTCCCCAGGCGATTTTTAGTTAAAAAACGCTCACAAACttggaaaatataaagtgCAGCCTAAAAGACCAAAGCCAGtcgaataaatataaagttgCTGGCAGAAAAAGTGCATAATATTAAAGAGTTCTAGGAAGAGTAAGTAGTTTGAAAATATacgtttttcatttaataatgAATATTGATACAGAATTTTGtctatttggttttaaaaaaatgctttaaataaTAGGAAAATCctatcaatttatttaaataaaagtagcGAGAAGCCTTTCCGAGATACAAATACCCATAATCAAATGCTCCCTCCCTTTTGGCCTAACTTGGTCTTGGACAATTTTTCAGCTTGATCTGTTGGCTGCTGTCAAGCGTTTGATCTGCAACAGATTGAACTATCAATTATGCCCCAGCATCCGACGTGACCAGCAACTGACATGTGGCACATGCCACTGGGGCAAGTGGCCGCCTCCCTTCCCAAATCCATGACCTAGGAAATAAGGAGCGGGGACCAGCAGGTGGCTGCGTTAAAGCGGACGTTTAGTTACAGCTGAGCACCTGGTCGCCTTTCTGCCCGCCTGGCTGCCCCTCAAAGGAAATGGGTGGGAAAGGCGGGGGAAAATCAAGGGAAAACGTGTCCGCCATGCAAGAAAGCTCGGGGTCTCCCCTCTCCAGAGCTGCCCTCCTTGTTTGAGTTGCATGAAATTGAACCGATGCGTGTGTCGCCAGCGACTGGAAAGGATTCTCGACGGGCTGATGGGGGATTGTACTATACATATGTGCCGCAATGCATCCTGGGGGCCTTGATTCATCACGGAGTCTGGCGGCACTCGTGTGATTTTCCACCGTCCAGAGATTATGGTGAAAAAGAATTTAGATCCCATTTGAAAGAGGCTCCAAAagttttaacatttattagaAGATATCGAATACATAAGTactatttgttttgtttttaatagcCGATTTAATGAAATAGTATTAAAACTCTTCAGGGTGAAACCCCACTTTAGTTATATGCAgattaagttttaattaaaaatggaaagcctttaaaaatctcCATGCCTCTGCCTAAACTTCCAAAGAAATCCTGACAAATGGACTGTTTAATTACCGCTGAGTTGAGAATCgagtaaataaaattctacAAAAACGCAATCATTCTGTGATTATTGACTACCAACCAAGAGCCAACCGAATCACCAACCAAAGTCACTGAGCAagctaaaaaacaaacaaacaaacaaagtgAACATAATATGCATGTGTATCCTTTCCGTACCAATGCCAAAGGTCCTTGGCTTTGTTTTCGCTTTTTGCCTTAtccttttttttgctgttAATTAAAATCCAATGATTCCTAGAACCTGCTTTGGTCTTCTTTTAATTTCtcttgcttttgttttgctgaatttacatttttttgctggtcttcccaaaagtcttctataagttttttatttttttttttcatttctttttggttGTATGCTCTGAGTTTTTAATTGCATACATTTTTGCAAAGCTTGTTGGTAAGAATTTTCTCGTTTACCTTTGTAGATGCAGTTGTTGTTATAGGCAACTACAAtcaggaaaattaaaaatattttttcccctaCCAGATTGCGGAATTTTCATTCCAGTACTGGCTGTAAATAAACGTTGAGATATATTtcgtataaaaaaatatgagaaCGGCTGAAATGGAATGCAGACTGAGATAGAAGAAGAGGAGTAGAAAAATGTAAGGAAATGCAGTTGAGCTCGATGAcctaaatcaaaatataaaaatgaatcgAGTAAGAGCTGTGTGGTatgtgaatatttttaatctcTGGTAAAATAAGAATTTATTGATTGCTGGAATTTGTGAGAGGAATTAAAGTGGGTAAGAACAGGAAAACGAAAGTGTggataaatattatatttttaattcaaatcaAATGACCTTTAAcatcataaaataattaagattTTATAACATATTGTAAAAATATCCTTCAATATGGTGCATTTTAGAGACATAAAGCTCACTCCGACTTTTTACCTATTTCTCAGCAATTCTCTTTTCCTTGGAGAGATGCCCTCGGCTTTCGAATATAAAGTTAGCGCCTGCGTTTCTACTCGGTAGGAGAATGTAAACTTCGGCTTTTTGAACGACAAAATCGAAGAGAACTCTATTCTATTAGGCCAAATGGAATCAGTTGCTTTTAAGCTGAGGCCGAAGGCAAAAGGTTCTGCAGTCTACCTCTACAGatttttctttgctttttCTATTCCCCGAAACACGCGAATTGAACTCTGTTCGACTTAGATTGTCCCACAAATGCAGCGGCAATTAATCTTATCTAGGGAGATATAAGCCACTTTCACTGCAGGTGAAAAGAAAATGTACATATTAATAGGTGTTAAAATCCCAGGAAGCGAAATTGCGGCATTTCGTgtgaaaatgcaattaaaaatgctttcTCCAACGGAGACCGAAACTTATTAATTGCACGACAAGGCGAACCCGAATTGCCCCTACTAgagcaattttttaattgagcAAGTACatgaaaagcaaacaaaaggcATACAAAGGATGCACTTCCCACTTGGCCCTGGCGAAGATTAGCTGCCTGCAGGATGAGGTTGCGGAACATGCAAATGCCAACCATGATTTATGCCGGAGTCGGGGTGAAAGTCAGAGCTTAGGGCCTGCACAgcaaaaaagtatgctatgaatGAAGAACAGTCGCCTTTTAGAGTTTTTTAagcttaaattataatattgcatacttttaggtactTTACAGAATTTGAATGTGATTTGGAATTTTTGTGAATTGTGTGGAACTTCATGTCATtataatgttttgttttttaattaaatataaaatgtttctaTTAATGTTGGAATGTCAGTCttctgtttatttataaagggTACATATAAAGTAAGGGCTTGTCCACTTTTGCTTAAGGCCtagtgtattattattactatattaatatgttattattaataCTTTCTCAGGGTGTACCGCCTAGCAGGCAGTTATGCACTCGAGGCATTTGTTGCATGCtgacagaatgggaaagacgGGGAAAGTGGCCAGGATACACGGTGTCGGATGTGCATTCCCAGGCCCGGGGCAAAGTGTGCTCATGATTGTTGTTAGCTCGTAAGCAAAGCGAAACAAAACCCAACAAAAGTCCTGCCCCAGGAAGCTCGACATGCTCGTCATGGAGCTGGCACCGCTTTCGAGCTTCAATCACACTTCATTCGGTTCCCGGACTCCAGGTTTCCCTTTTCATTACGTTAAATTAAAGCGACTGCGAGGGTTTCCATTCATTCATCACTCTCCATCGAAAAGCCTGACGTTTTCCTTGGCTCGgtgacaaaaacaaaaaaaagcagGTTGCGAAAATGCGCTGTGGGAAATGTGTGAAATTTCCCAgctgcagcggcggcagcaaaaACTGTAGCTCGGAAAACTTTCTGGCCAGCCTGCTCGGCGTtggttaaaaatttaaattttcattttctgcAGCAAATTGGGGGAttgcaacaaaaaaaaaataaagatacgATGGCAGCAGTTTGTGGCTGAGAAAaagaaaagtggaaaagcaAGCGCGGAGTTTTGCTTGTgaaatttgtgtttttgttttgtttttgccacAAAAGTGTGCTCGTTGTCGCCATCTCGCTCCAGCAAGGATCTTACCTTTGCATTCTGCCATTGTggctattgttgttgttgttcgtgTGAGTGCCACACAGTTTCAAGTGCGAACTGCATACTGCTTTTGTCGCATTTgcggttttgttgttttgtggGATGGAGTGAAGTGGAGCGAATCGCCGGAAAACGGGGAAGGAGTAGGTAAAGTGAACTAAATGTTGCTGCCACCTGAAACCCGATTTTCAGCACATccctgcactgggaaaaatattagTAAGTAATTAAGAAAAGggtaaaaatattgaaatatcgAGACTTACTAATTGCGCCTAAGAAGTTTGAGGTGCcccaatataaatttttattcacAACAGacttaaacaataaaaattgaaggtttctaatttaaagatttaactgaataaaataatacatttcgtGAGTATTTTGTTGattctaaatttttactttcccaaaaaatttGGGGTATGTAAATTGGATCCATAGCCATAACTTTAGTAATTGGATCCTGATTTCGGAGGTTGATGTCTCTGTGAGTTTGTAGTTGAATTCTTAATTATTATACattgaaatttttatgttttaaggGGGTCACaatttaacccattttcatgttccatttttctgTACTTCCAATGGTTTTTAGTGAGGTAACCCAAACCCTTAACTATGTC
This window of the Drosophila biarmipes strain raj3 chromosome 3L, RU_DBia_V1.1, whole genome shotgun sequence genome carries:
- the LOC108034399 gene encoding mucin-5AC, giving the protein MQVTISDLLPGFLVAIAVLWSWQLNVLALAQIEPRHETCNNEQRYENQVMCEGKSFGALVPYPDNCSLFLVCDCLYPTVKLCPASLWWDNKTQQCNYPQAVECIYYTIETPVPTDGTTKITPEPTSSTDKITTDSTSSTPSSYSPTSSWDPPAAPPGVSEDFCRNYKDGSLHSYPYNCQAYINCTHGWPVLNYCIEDKLFNIILGICDTPDEVDCDERPLPTTTTEIPRTSTTEEDGVCGPTPEGVEEDYCVPKGNGFYEYPYNCSGYLRCKNGCTDLDYCQPDKLFNSWLHICDTPDSVSCDPSPYPTTPRTTEKPTTPSITATPSPRPTEGSTTTTTTERSTTTTEIISTTTAGLPSDVDPNDCKDQPDGTIFAYIGNCSEYLICKGNQVAMGHCPPTTLFNPDLLLCDDPKDVVCLGDRTTTPIPTTESTTTTQRTTTTTTTTTEATTLGPDQFCAGQEMGASFPYTEDCSKYYLCLGDGKWALAPCIYASYFDPSTGQCGPNVSPDACKASQATTTTTTTEATTTERTTTPKTTTLEPSTTQKTTTTVSPTRGICGGRNENENIAYPKNCNKYIVCVAPIPIAFFCPDDTFFSSKLQKCIDSWEESDCEGDQSTTTAEPGYTRPPQEPTMCTNSSRETFPYPDNCQWFIRCVDDYIYMTDVCNCGEYYDPISEKCGADVPSDACRWDYTSTTSTTTEPTTTAPVTRPPPQKGPCDDVNDGDLVAYPNDCSKYIKCDRPIAEAFDCDKGDEFSVEQGKCVDASLANCSFTTAAKPSQSTTTSHDGETSTTTSEPSTESTTHSTTESTTQSTAQSTTESTTESSTESSTESSTESTTETLTESTTETSPVTTTKPSTASTTTDPESSTTELGTTTSSTTTKPAEGICEGKTDGSLVPYPKNCSKFIKCEHPIPVGYDCPSGMEFSPTDLFCMDPQLAGCSPKVTTPGLTTVTTDSSTTKEPITTTTPLTTLSTTTSDSTTPRTTESTTVSTTPKTTITEPTTASTTLDTTTTESTTVSTTPKATTTESTTVSTTPDTTTTELTTVSTTPTTTTKSTTESTTTTVPAPTTLDPYTPNICCGQALGTVLAYPKDCSRYVVCDYPIPYAVLCEEGMVFDDKLLQCTAMPNERCLYVDY